The following are from one region of the Palaemon carinicauda isolate YSFRI2023 unplaced genomic scaffold, ASM3689809v2 scaffold181, whole genome shotgun sequence genome:
- the LOC137635829 gene encoding uncharacterized protein: MNTHNHNELKDLGQINLNAKLCILKEDEDNPHYFLKLPSLDLNDLGDVYNIAMIDVSGSMCSCWKNLMGGWNNHIAPKLLGTTHVYTFATDVKKRPERELNNSYFDRGMTNLTDALSTIQTEIYECEEKNINVLLVTDGHHTVSCENNPESIIKDMKLPKEKMCNVFILGIGGSFPVQYSIDIRSKLHNGHENIPSLFWAKNDHEIQEVIKNIGDELSRGNHSSVVSLNIPGFLLPGSSAQHDFHAGDWIYMPHEIENLDQFQIRYKNCIGTLCLKSIEGTVEIMEEIFCQWHSTLIKLHTLDKTTPKGVIDLENKIFEFYIKQKPKEEHKYSIKQRIKNNQKKHEDNIPYEDRFHQQLRKLENILMQAKYENEIQLAKDILITSVVRNKYKEKSFRLKGHTDVDYHSDVKVFLQVLSQNMEQIKNISVSPDECCRITIGSTVTDIQDGDLREMIETFDKFDFLKSFTISGIPVFAPTRDSVSLNPWSYSVKNIVTSPYIIMSQIALESYGSAHMQEGDHKK, encoded by the coding sequence ATGAACACCCACAACCACAACGAGTTAAAGGATTTGGGTCAAAtcaatttaaatgcaaaattatgCATCTTAAAAGAAGACGAAGATAATCctcattattttttaaagttaccatCATTAGATTTAAATGATTTAGGAGACGTTTACAATATAGCAATGATTGATGTATCAGGTTCTATGTGCTCGTGTTGGAAAAATCTTATGGGTGGATGGAATAATCATATAGCTCCGAAACTTTTGGGAACTACTCACGTATACACCTTTGCGACCGATGTAAAAAAAAGACCAGAACGTGAACTAAACAATAGTTATTTTGATAGGGGAATGACAAACCTTACAGACGCCCTCTCTACAATCCAAACTGAAATATATGAATgtgaagaaaagaatataaatgttttattagttACAGATGGACACCATACCGTATCGTGTGAAAATAATCCAGAATCTATTATCAAAGACATGAAACTTCCCAAAGAAAAAATGTGCAATGTTTTCATTCTTGGTATTGGTGGCAGTTTTCCAGTTCAATATAGCATAGACATACGTTCAAAATTACATAATGGTCACGAGAATATACCTTCATTGTTTTGGGCTAAAAACGACCATGAGATACAGGAAGTGATAAAGAATATCGGTGATGAACTTTCTCGGGGCAATCATTCCTCCGTGGTAAGTTTAAATATACCGGGATTTTTGTTGCCGGGATCTTCAGCGCAACATGATTTCCACGCGGGTGATTGGATATACATGCCCCACGAAATAGAAAATCTTGATCAAtttcaaataagatataaaaattgtATTGGGACTTTATGTTTAAAGTCCATAGAAGGCACGGTAGAAATTATGGAAGAAATATTCTGTCAATGGCATTCAACTCTTATTAAACTACACACACTAGATAAAACTACACCAAAAGGTGTAatagatttagaaaataaaatatttgaattttacataaaacaaaaacccaaagaagaacataaatattctattaaacagaggataaaaaataaccaaaagaaacACGAAGATAATATACCTTATGAAGATCGGTTTCATCAGCAATTACGTAAATTGGAAAATATTCTAATGCaggcaaaatatgaaaatgaaatacaattaGCCAAAGATATACTGATTACATCTGttgttagaaataaatataaagaaaaatcttttCGACTTAAGGGACATACCGATGTGGATTATCATTCAGATGTTAAAGTATTTCTTCAAGTTCTCTCCCAAAATATGGAACAAATAAAGAATATTAGCGTATCACCGGACGAGTGCTGCCGCATTACAATAGGTTCTACAGTAACTGATATTCAGGATGGAGATTTAAGAGAAATGATTGAAACAtttgataaatttgattttttaaaatcatttactATTTCTGGAATTCCGGTATTTGCACCAACGAGAGATTCTGTATCTTTAAACCCCTGGTCATACTCTGTTAAAAATATAGTAACATCACCCTATATTATAATGAGTCAAATAGCATTAGAATCTTATGGTTCCGCACACATGCAGGAAGGGGATCATAAGAAG
- the LOC137635830 gene encoding glutamic acid-rich protein-like, whose amino-acid sequence MKRINVVKKNGDYKTIPPTLVKKTVVTSKKEEKYEDLCELEIIDDDDEEEEEEEERISNDKADIDNDDGDDDDEKEEEEEEEERKSNDEEDIDNDDGDDDDEEEEEEEEEEEEEEEERKSNDKVDIDNDDGDDDDEEEKEKDNENFLTKKTEITKL is encoded by the exons ATGAAGAGAATAAAC GTTGTGAAAAAAAACGGAGATTACAAAACTATACCCCCAACTTTGGTGAAAAAAACAGTAGTAACAAgtaaaaaggaggaaaaatatgaaGACTTGTGTGAGCTAGAGATTATTGAcgacgatgatgaagaagaagaagaagaagaagaaagaatatcAAATGATAAGGCGGATATCGACAATGACGACGGCGACGacgatgatgaaaaagaagaagaagaagaagaagaagaaagaaaatcaaatgatgAGGAGGATATCGACAATGACGACGGCGAcgacgatgatgaagaagaagaagaagaagaagaagaagaagaagaagaagaagaagaaagaaaatcaaatgataaggTGGATATCGACAATGACGACGGCGAcgacgatgatgaagaagaaaaagaaaaagacaacgagaattttttaacaaaaaaaacgGAGATTACAAAACTATAG